Proteins co-encoded in one Nitrospirota bacterium genomic window:
- a CDS encoding 2-oxoacid:acceptor oxidoreductase family protein: MSELVEIRWHGRGGQGTVTAAKVLADACLSGGRYVQAFPEYG; the protein is encoded by the coding sequence ATGAGTGAACTGGTAGAGATTCGCTGGCATGGTCGCGGGGGCCAGGGAACAGTCACGGCTGCAAAGGTCTTAGCTGATGCGTGCTTGAGCGGTGGGAGATATGTCCAGGCATTCCCTGAGTATGGG